TGGCCGTTGCCGAGATCAATAGTGCGGGGAACGATCTTGTCGCAGGGTTCGAATCGGTACACACACCTCGTATGAAAGCGGCATCCCGGGGGGATGTGCGTCGGGCTCGGAATATCGCCGTGCAGGAGGATGTGCTTCTTTTTCTTCGTTGGATCAGGTACGGGTATGTCAGCGAGCAGTGCCTCCGTATAGGGATGTGAAGGCTTTACGTAGATATCTTCAGCGGGCGCCAGTTCGACGATCTTGCCGAGGTACATCACTGCAACGCGATCGGAAAAGTGCCGAACGATGTTCAGGTCGTGGGCAATGAACAGGAAGGACAAGCCTAGCTCGTCCCGCAGGTCCTGCAGGAGATTGATGATCTGGGCCTGGACCGAGACATCAAGCGCCGAGACCGGCTCATCGGCGATGATGAGCGAGGGTCCGCTGGCAAGGGCGCGGGCAATGCCGACGCGCTGGCGCTGACCTCCCGAGAACTCGTGGGGATACCGGTTCTTGGCATCAGCGGGCAGTCCGACTTTTGCAAGCAGC
The genomic region above belongs to Nitrospirota bacterium and contains:
- a CDS encoding ABC transporter ATP-binding protein, translating into MASTLLDIRDVYKSFPVKSGLGRTMEARAVDGVSLALAPGEALGLVGESGSGKSTLGRLALRLLEPTAGTILFEGRDLGALSKEELRSLRKRMQIIFQDPFASLNPRMRIKDIITEPLVIHGMAKNDELEERAVVLLAKVGLPADAKNRYPHEFSGGQRQRVGIARALASGPSLIIADEPVSALDVSVQAQIINLLQDLRDELGLSFLFIAHDLNIVRHFSDRVAVMYLGKIVELAPAEDIYVKPSHPYTEALLADIPVPDPTKKKKHILLHGDIPSPTHIPPGCRFHTRCVYRFEPCDKIVPRTIDLGNGHFVDCHLRDDSMLPRNR